GGTCCGCACCGAGCCCACCCGCCATTCGCCGCAGGGGCTGATCATCCAGGACCTCACGTCGGCCTCTTCGCTGGAGCGGCTGGAGGCGATGAAGCAGGGGCTGATCACCGTCCAGGACGAGTCGTCGATGCTGGCCGCGGCGGTGCTCAACCCACAGCCGGGCTGGATGGTGATCGACGTCGCCGCGGCCCCGGGGGGCAAGGCCACCCACCTGGCGGAGCTCATGGACAACCGGGGGCGGGTGATCGCCCTGGACATCCATCCGCACAAGGTGGCGCTCATCGAGGAGAACGCGGAGCGGCTGGGCACGACCATCGTGGAAGCGGTCTGCCTGGATGCCCGCCGGGTGGGGGAGGCCATGCCGGAACGGGCCGACGCCGTCCTCTGCGACCTGCCCTGCTCCGGCCTGGGCACGCTGGCCAGGCGGCCGGACGCGCGGTGGCGGAAAAGCCCGGAGGACGTGGAGGCCCTGGTACCGATCCAGCGGGCCATCCTGGAGTCAGCGGCGAAGGCCCTGAAGCCGGGTGGCGTTCTGGTCTACTCCACCTGCACGATCCAGCCGAAGGAGAACGAGGAGCTGGTGGAGGGGTTCGTCGCCGACCACCCCGAGTTCCGGTTCGACCGCGTCTGGGACTACCTGCCCGGGACCATCTCCCCGGAAGGCCAGGCGGAGGGCTACGTGCAGCTCCTGCCCCACGTGCACGGGACGGACGGCTTCTTCATCGCCAGGATGGTGAAAACTGGATAAAACCCCGGTTGAAACGGGCGCAGACCCCCGTTCCGTCCAAGAGGGCGGAAGGGGGTCATTGCGATGCGAAATCACACGCGGATGCTTCCCATCGCCGCCACGCTCCTGCTCGCGCTGCTCGCCGCCGGCTGCGCTGCCTCTCCGGGCGACCTGGCGAGCTTCGAGGATGCCGGGAGCAGGGAGATCGCGCATACCGGAGGCAGGGAGCCCGCAGGCGGCACGCTGGTCGACGGGGGCGGCAACGCCGCCGCCTGGGTCGATCCGGACGCCCTCCCGGCGTCGGGCGGCCGCCTGGCACAGGCAGTGGATCCCGACGCGCCCGTGTCGTCGGGCCAGCTCATGCCGGCGCCCGACGCCCCCATTCCGTCCCGGCCCGTCGGGTCCGGGAACGGCGGGGCTTCCGGCGGCGGGTCGTCGGGGATGGAGCCCGGCGTGATCTACCCCACGGCCCCGGCCGAGGGAGCGGGATCGAGCGGCTTCGCCGGTGAAGTCGGCGATCTCCGGTTGCTGTACTGCGGCGAGGACAAGTACGTTCACGGCCGCGGACGCGACCTGGATGCCCGCAAGTGCCTCTGGGACGCGTATCTTTCCAACCGGGCGGCGGCGTTCCGGACGGTGGCCTACACCATCGAGGGCGATCCGATCGCCTATGATCTGGACGCGCTGGGGCCGGACCGCATCCAGGTCCTGGTCGACAGCGAGGATCGATTCGGCGCCACGGGGGAGTTCCTGTATACGTGCACGGCCATGGAGTTCACCGATGACCTCGGCTTCGTCCTGAAGGGGTGCGCGCCCAACGAACCCGAGGGGAGCCGGGCCTTCCTGTCCGAGGAAGGGGAGCTGTACGTTCCCTGACACCGGACGTGATGGGGAAGGGGCCGGCGAAACGGCAACCGAGAGCACGCATTGCGGCAGGCCGCGGGCGGCAGGCGCCCGCGGCCCTTTCGCGGAAGGGGGCAGGGTGCCACGTGGCTCTCCGGTCGGGGAGCCGCTGTCGGTGGGGGGCTCACCGTGGACCAGGAGCTGGCCGTTGTCGCCAGTGCGCCGCCCGCCCCCGGACTGCCGGCCGTTTGACGCCCTGCGGCTGCCGTGATAGATTCGAGCGTAGAATCCACGCATTGCGAAGATTGCACAACAAGGAGTATCCAACACGCAGCGTGCTCCCCGCCGTTCACCCCATGCCTTGCCGGACCGCGCAACCACTCTTTCGGTGGGGGAGGAGAACATGCTTGTGCCGCATGCAAGCGGAGGGGACGCACTGCGTCCAGGTGAACAGTGAGGACGGCGGCGTGCTTCACGCCGCCGTCGCCGCCAGCGGTTGAGGCGGCCGGGGCTGCATGAAACGTTTGCCCAACCGCTGCCCGCGGGGTAAACTCAAAGGTAGGCCCTGTCTCCAGTGGAATCATTTCGAACAGGAGGACCCCGAGTGCAGGAATCCGGCTATGTGCCGCTGAAAATCGCCGACCCGGCCCTGCTCTTCGCCGAGCTCGGCCGGCAGCCCCTCCCGGGTATGAGCCTGGAGGAGATGGCCGACCTGATGGCGGACCTGGGCGAGCCCCGGTTCCGCGCCAAGCAGCTCTTCCAGTGGGTCTACCAGAAGGGGGTCAAGGACTTCGACGCCATGACCAACCTGCCGGCCCGGCTGCGGCAGCACCTGGCCGGCACGACCATGCTGCGGCTGCTGGAGAAGGAGACCGAGCAGCACGACCGGCGTACGGGCACCACCAAGTACCTGTTCCGCCTGGCCGACGGGTCGCAGGTGGAGTCGGTGCTGATGCGCCAGTCGTGGGGCAACTCGGTCTGCGTGACCACGCAGGTCGGCTGCCGGATGGGCTGCACCTTCTGCGCCTCCACGGTGGGCGGGCTGGTGCGGAACCTGACGGCGGGCGAAATCGTCGATCAGATTGTCATGATGCAGCGGGAGCTGCCCCAAGGCGAGCGGATCAGCACCGTCGTGCTGATGGGCTCGGGCGAGCCCCTGGAGAACTATGACCACGTGCTGAAGGCCGTGCGGCTGGTGCACGACCCCGAGGGGCTCAACATCGGCTACCGGCACATC
The nucleotide sequence above comes from Symbiobacterium thermophilum IAM 14863. Encoded proteins:
- the rsmB gene encoding 16S rRNA (cytosine(967)-C(5))-methyltransferase RsmB, which encodes MPRPKSGPPRTGREAALRALYDVDIKAAYANLALDHHLSRSQLDGRERALATELAYGVTRRRATLDWAIGQVAARPLEKMDPWVRNILREAAYQILYMDRIPPAAAVDQAVELARQYGHEGVAKFVNGVLRNLIRRLPGLPWPDEAADPVRALAVQHSYPEWLVAQWLERFGRGEAVRLLEAGNQVPPLTVRVNRLKATREEAAAALAAEGVRTEPTRHSPQGLIIQDLTSASSLERLEAMKQGLITVQDESSMLAAAVLNPQPGWMVIDVAAAPGGKATHLAELMDNRGRVIALDIHPHKVALIEENAERLGTTIVEAVCLDARRVGEAMPERADAVLCDLPCSGLGTLARRPDARWRKSPEDVEALVPIQRAILESAAKALKPGGVLVYSTCTIQPKENEELVEGFVADHPEFRFDRVWDYLPGTISPEGQAEGYVQLLPHVHGTDGFFIARMVKTG
- the rlmN gene encoding 23S rRNA (adenine(2503)-C(2))-methyltransferase RlmN; translation: MQESGYVPLKIADPALLFAELGRQPLPGMSLEEMADLMADLGEPRFRAKQLFQWVYQKGVKDFDAMTNLPARLRQHLAGTTMLRLLEKETEQHDRRTGTTKYLFRLADGSQVESVLMRQSWGNSVCVTTQVGCRMGCTFCASTVGGLVRNLTAGEIVDQIVMMQRELPQGERISTVVLMGSGEPLENYDHVLKAVRLVHDPEGLNIGYRHITISTSGIVPGMRRLAEEGLPITLALSLHAPTDELRRQLMPVARIWPLAEVLAAAREYGEKTGRRVTYEYILIEGVNDGPEEARQLARLLKGALAHVNLIPMNPVAERPQYRRPGPERVNRFKEILESNGIATTVRREMGGEIDAACGQLRNRAQRKHMGR